GCCGATGAGGAGCAACCGGTCCGCAGATAGCCCGCAGGATGCCAGGGCATCGAGCATCGCCACCTGGCTGACCAGGGTTCCTTCGATGATGGCGCGGGCCATGTTCTCTCGGGTGAAGTTGAACAACGATGCCCCGTGCAAGGACGCGCGTACGGTCGGCAGGTCCGGTGTGCGCTCACCTTCGAAGAAGGGCAGCATAGTCAGGCCTTCGGCGCCGGACGAGGAGTGAAGTGCGAGCTTCGACAACTCGGCATGCGTGCATCCCAGCATCGTGGTTCCGGCATCGAAGTTCCGTCCCGCATTGAGCGTCGCCACCAAGGGAAGGTGGCCTCCGCTCGCATCGGCATAGTTGCTGACATAGCCGGACAGGTCGTGCACGGGTTGCGTCGAGCGCAGGTAGACGACCCCTGATGTGCCCAGCGACATCACGGCGTCACCTTCGGCGATCCCCAGCGCCAGAGCTGCCGCCGCGTTGTCACCGCTGCCCACCCCGATGGGTATGCCTGCCGGGACGCCGGGGATCCCATCTGCAGTCACTCCGGCCCGCTCATGCGGCCCAAGGATCCGTGGAAGGACGGCGCTTCGTCCTAAGGCGTGCTCGACAAGATCCATACAGTACTGGCCGGTGTCGGGCGACCAGTAGCCGGTGCCGCTGGCCTCCGAGCGATCCGTGGTCAACGTGGTGAGGTCGGTGGCGCCCTCGCCGTAGCCCAGCAGTCGCCACGTTAGCCAGTCGTGCACCACCGCGACGGCGGCTGTCCGCGCTGCCGATGCGGGGTCTGTGTCGCGCAGCCAGCGGAGTTTCGAGACGGTGTCGGACAGTGTAATGGGCAGGCCGGTGCGCTTGATCCACTCTTCCTTGCCGAGCTCGTTGTTTAGGGCGACCATGTGGGCGTGTGAGCCGGTGTCGTTCCAAAGCGGCGACTCACGCACTACATGACCGGTCGTGTCAAGGAAGATCGGTGTGTGCTGCTGCCCGCTGACGGATACCGCGAGGACATCCTCGAGACCCCCTGCACAACGCAC
This DNA window, taken from Gulosibacter molinativorax, encodes the following:
- a CDS encoding FGGY family carbohydrate kinase encodes the protein MRGRGLVAGIDSSTQSCKVTVRDIATGEQVREGKATHPTGTIVHPHRWWGALLAAVRCAGGLEDVLAVSVSGQQHTPIFLDTTGHVVRESPLWNDTGSHAHMVALNNELGKEEWIKRTGLPITLSDTVSKLRWLRDTDPASAARTAAVAVVHDWLTWRLLGYGEGATDLTTLTTDRSEASGTGYWSPDTGQYCMDLVEHALGRSAVLPRILGPHERAGVTADGIPGVPAGIPIGVGSGDNAAAALALGIAEGDAVMSLGTSGVVYLRSTQPVHDLSGYVSNYADASGGHLPLVATLNAGRNFDAGTTMLGCTHAELSKLALHSSSGAEGLTMLPFFEGERTPDLPTVRASLHGASLFNFTRENMARAIIEGTLVSQVAMLDALASCGLSADRLLLIGGAAPSPAVQTILTQMVDMPVVLPAVDEYVTRGAALQAACALEGDFPSWPVTVEEMPPAPMDRQVIMQHAAAMSALGYTD